CTTCTGCACCCGAACTCCACAGGAAACAACTATAAACCAGACTTCTGCTATCCATTTTAAAAATAGCAACGGGCTTAGCTTAAGAATAGATCCAGAGCAACATATTTTCTTCACCTCAGCTGCCTTTTATTTCACCATAAACACTGACAGAATGAATTCTGGGGATTCTGGAATCTGTGCTTTCTAatgggggtaggggggggggggggtcatctcgTGGGTTGGATGTGAGACCGGCTGCTTTGGCATATAGACAAAACCAACGACAGATTCATTCTTTGCTTTGCAGTGCAGACCGTCCCTGGCCCTCTGCTGGATGATAGCGAAGGCCGCGTCAGTTTGAGATGATTTTGTAAATCACTTAAGACAAGATTGTTGATAATATTGATTGGCGATAATAGAATTGGGACcttttttggtgatgatccaggtcaccgtgtggacggtgtaaaattaaattaagaggggaatgagctgctcggcggaggtctgcgctctccgagtgcgtTCCTAGTTGGTACCGCTTCGTCTTTGTCAGCTTATTGTACAACTTCTCTTACCACGACGAGGTCATTTGTCATTCCTGCCATAACCACTTTGGATGTTCACATAAATTCCTCGAGCCTGCATCCGTGTCAATGAATCCAGAACTAGATAGTTTCATGAACTCGGCTGGTCTTTATTTCATCATAAGCACTTTCTGCATCTCTAACAGTATATTCCAGTCTGTAGTGTTTCATCAGCCATCTGTCGATTCTGCCGTCTCCTGTACTGTACTATATACACGCTTGTATACAGGGACATACTGGACAGCAGTTTCCGGACATGGTGCTTGAGGTACTTTTAGAGTTTAGACATCTGAATTAGGCTCCTGTTGATTTCTGCCACATTCCTGCAGCCTGAATGAGGAAAAATACAAACTAGTGTTTTAGTCGAGACAGAATATGATAATATATTGGTTATATTTCACTTTGAGTGACCACTTCATTTCTCTCACCTGACAAAGCCATGGATAGACGGAACTCATCCTTTAAGAGTCGCAGAACTTCCCTCACTCCTTCCTCACCCTGAAAGAACACAGATCAGATTTTATGGTGTAGTTATTTATTCCTAGtgaataagaaaaagaaaaaaagcacatttaagtTGCATATTTTTCCtgaaaatattatattaataaatatttgatttgggCTGATGTCAGATTCTCCATTCCATCCATTTCTGCCAAAGACATTTTGTAACCCCATGCTTTTAAAAAGGTTCGTTCGTACCTTGTATGCAAGACCCCACACTACTGGACGGCCAATGAAAACACACTTGGCTCCCAAGGCCAGTGCTTTCAATacatcatttcctgtcctgATTCCGCCGTCCACATAGACCTCGATCCGTCCTTTCACAGCGTCCACGACCTCTGGCAGAGCGTCAATCTGTTCAGAACGGAGAAGAACAAGTCCAACCTCTTTACACCAACACTGCAAAGACTGGAAGTACAGCAGATGTCTTTCACGCTGCCGTTTCATAATTCATCCAGGATCAAACCGTGGTCATTAAGTACCGAGGCGAGGACTCCGTCCAGCTGTCTCCCCCCATGGTTTGAGACAATGACGCCTTGGACGCCGTGCTCCACGGCCAACTCGGCGTCCTCCTTGGTCAGAATCCCCTTGAGGATAATGGGCAGGCGGGTGATGGACTGCAGCCAGTGGACGTCTTTCCAAGTGACGGAGGGGTCACTGGTGAGTTGTGGGATGATGTACCCCTCTTTATCCTGTTTCTAGTGCACGAAGTACAATGACTATAAGCATCAACTTGGAATGCAAATATTCTCTACTTCCTCGTGAACTTGGTTTTTCCATGGACATGAACTTTTACCTCGACCATTGCAGGAAAGTTCTTCAAGCCGAGATGTGGTGGCACCTTGAACTGGTTGCGGATATCATGGCGACGCTTGCCCAAATAGGGAACATCAACGGTGAGGACAAGCGCCTTGTAGCCGAGCTTCTCTACATTCCCTACAAGCTGCTCTGTAAACCTCCGGTCCCGGTACACATAGAGCTGAAACCAGCGGAACCCGTTTGGCGCTGCCGCCACAATCTCCTCTGCTGAGCAGGTGCAGTAAATGCTGGTGATGTAGCAGGTGTTCAATGCCTCTGCGGCTGTGAAGGTGAGAAAGTATTTAGAACATCGAATTTACATCTGACATGTTCAATGTCGGAGTAGGATAGTCAATGCATCTGGAATTTCCTCCCTTCCCTGCAGCAGGGATTGCCTAAGAGACAGTCTTGACCCGCCCAGCTCTACTTCTGATTGGCTAGGTATCATAGTCTTGCTTTGAGCGCAACCAATCATTACCCCTCATCACTCAATCTTTCCAACTCAGATCCACCAAGGCAGCAAACGTTAGCCAATCAGAGTCTACCATGGGAACAGAAGCAAACTCGGAAGTCGAATGACCTCGCCTGAGAGATCCGTCCGGTTTAAATATCAATCCCGCAACAAAGCAAAAGCGTTGTGCCTTTATTTTAAGCCTCACCCCGAGCAGTGGCCATCTCTCCTTCGTGCCATGCCAGGCAATGGAAAGCAGTCGGTGAGAATCCGACTGGGAAGCTGATTTCTTTTCCCTGCACGGTGGTCCGAGTGTCAGTCTGTGAAACGTCCCGCAGCACGTGAGGCCTCAGACGGATCCTGAATACGAATATGAAGCACAGATGATGGCGTTAATGCCAGAGGAAGACAAGCAGGTAGGAGCTGATGAGCTTGCATTTCCCTGCCGGACCTTTTGTAAGCCAGTAGATTGTCGTCCCTGGTGCAGCAGTCGTCTGCTCCAGCAGCGTAATAATCCCAGGTAGCCTTTGGGAGATGCTCTTTAGCGTACTCCTCAAAGTCCGTCAGGCACACCATCGCCATCTCTGCACACTGACCTCCCTCCCTGTGTGGCCACAGAGATCAGTTCTCAATACGATCCTTATCGATCCCAGTttacacaaaacagcagcaatttAGGAAGGAGATAATCCGTCCTCAAATTCTTACTCAATAAATGAGTAAGAATGAGCCCTGATAATAATAGATTCATCCATCtgtaccatgttttctgtatttttgatattttttaaacagcCAGGCCCCACCTTACCTCACAGAGCTCATTGCTGTCACAGTTTGAGGtgggcctgtgcttttccatgcattaaATTCTCCTGTCGGCGATCAGCTCAtgccggtcacctgtgctcatttgctcacctgcagctaatctctcatcagccctgactctacaTTCTATTCACTTATTTAACAGGgattctgtaaatgtgccagaattagccaaagggATATTTTCTTTGTCCAttgtccctggacagagctTCTAAGTCaccctaaatatatatatatatatgaaataaataaaaatacataaagaaaaaatactacacaattaaaaactatatcaaataaaacattttcaagtcaCACAGTTCGTTCTGGTTTATgaactgcctcattgcctgcccctgtctctgtctgggtttgtctgctggtttggactgactacctggtaacaaacaataaagctcagttccTGCTACTGTCGTGCGTTTGGGCTCTTACCTGCCTTGTCTCTTTATCTCGCTATCTCAAGCTAACCGGTTTGAcatctctgtctggccagcctgtacagatccttctctccctctttacgaTCTAACCTGGTATGCAGGTCACCACATTCCCGCTGTTTATCCTTCCCCGTCTCTGCCTgagggcggctgtggctcagttggtagagtgggtcggtggaaggtttttttgagggaggcgataaataaatgtgggggGTGCGGGGAGAGCGGAGTGTACATGGCACTGAAGAAGGCAAGAATGAACAGAGTGAGTGAGTTTTATAAGGAAGTACTGGCGGCATGGGGAGAGTTTGTGAAGCATGTGAAGTATGAGTGTGCGAACGTGAAGCAGGTATGGGAGCAACCACTGTTCTTTaacccacaaataacacacgagGGGAACACAATGTACAACAGGGTCATGTGGAAGGCAGGGTTTAGGAAGATCAGGGATATAGTCTACGAATATGTACCGGGGTTTATGAGGGCACAGGTGATAGTGGATGaggtgagggaaagggaggaagagatttggcggggcacggcggaaggagtgatggagagaatgaagagtggaatgccgtgcgaatgggtgagaatgattgaggaggaggaggccggagtgtgtgaagaaggagagatcgagatgtatgtgggtgagggtgaacggagggtgaggttggagaatgtcaagacgagaatggtgtataaatgcttgagggcgaatgaggtgaggagaccggctgcGGAGAGAGTGTGGATTTTGATTTAATAATTAGTAGGTTTGATgcgaatgtgaagaaagaatgtgatgtgtgtagcgtgagtgtagaaacgtgtatggttttattgatttgttttgatttggtgggaggccaagtgtctgtccaccattatgtttcctgagtttatgtgtttatgatttggtgagaggcctcgtgcctactcacccttatgttttgctatgtttatggtATTATGATTTtggtgccggtttggagtacgcATGTATGGACTGCTGACAAAAGTTTTTATCAAAGTATatattgtaaaactgtaaataatatgaaatttttgataataaaagataaaaaaaaaaggtagagtgggtcgtccagtgatcagaaggtcggtggttcgaatcccagctctgactgtctgcatgtcgaagtgtccttgggcaagacgctgaaccccaaattgctcccagtgggtctggccgcacctcgcatggcagcagtcgcccactggagtgtgaatgtgtgtgtgaatgggtgaatgtgaggcctaatgtaaagcggtGGAAAAAGCTGAGTACGAACCTGTTTCTTCAGTGAAGTCGACTCTGCTGCTTTCACCACCAGACTGCAGAGGATCAACCAGCGTCAAAGCAGCTGGGGAACAACGAGCGCACACCCTGGGTCGGTAACCTGTGGAACAGGTAAGCGTCAACCTGCAGAGTGGTGTAGCGATCACGAGGGctggtcactgtgtgtgtgtgaggcgcaatgcatcatgggagtgactgggttgtgcttttggcaccatgagtgagaggggtgttgcgttgaatgtcCTCAGCGCAGCATTCGCATGCAGTAGGGTCATCCTGTGTCGCgataaaggcacttgttgacacaagctcaattccagtgtggttcttctgCTTGAGCTCGTGTAGCGGGTTTGCcatgtgtaaccggatgattggggttaattgggcaggcaggtgtgggagggaggacctgtggcccatttgccactgattggggggggtgTATAtgggtgcttcccctccctcgttccaggtcctcatttgtgttttccccgtctcaaaGGCGGGTTGGCCgtagaccagacatgggcaaacccaggcccgggggccatatgtggcccgttggtctttttaatccggcccgccgaacttgtccaaattatatcattaaatgtaattgtattataattaaacctcattcatttgaccttttccctgtaattctacctgtaaaaggccaaatcctttaatgcaatagctttcatgtgtcatttagtcatttagctcacacaaacactccatccatctgttcttggtccggcccctctgtcaaattttagaacctattgtggcccgcgagtcaaaaagtttgcccacacctgccgtagactgtcactgccgtgtctctccttttcttttgttagttttgtttttagagtgttaataaatgttttgaattcctaatgccgtgctggtcatcactgtgagcggacctgtgggtggggaaacctgctaaaacgagctgggaaccaaaggaacaaattaaatagatcttcaggttgaaagtcctgaagtggcgttgtcggctttgGCAACAATCGTTTGGCCCCATTTGCCCAACGCTACACATGGCCTGGTTAAATCCCAATAAGTTGTGGGCCAGTGCCTGTCACAAAGGctggttattttagtctttgtgtttttgt
This region of Brachionichthys hirsutus isolate HB-005 chromosome 12, CSIRO-AGI_Bhir_v1, whole genome shotgun sequence genomic DNA includes:
- the LOC137902114 gene encoding 2-Hydroxyacid oxidase 2-like, which gives rise to MAMVCLTDFEEYAKEHLPKATWDYYAAGADDCCTRDDNLLAYKRIRLRPHVLRDVSQTDTRTTVQGKEISFPVGFSPTAFHCLAWHEGEMATARAAEALNTCYITSIYCTCSAEEIVAAAPNGFRWFQLYVYRDRRFTEQLVGNVEKLGYKALVLTVDVPYLGKRRHDIRNQFKVPPHLGLKNFPAMVEVKKQDKEGYIIPQLTSDPSVTWKDVHWLQSITRLPIILKGILTKEDAELAVEHGVQGVIVSNHGGRQLDGVLASIDALPEVVDAVKGRIEVYVDGGIRTGNDVLKALALGAKCVFIGRPVVWGLAYKGEEGVREVLRLLKDEFRLSMALSGCRNVAEINRSLIQMSKL